Proteins from one Burkholderia oklahomensis C6786 genomic window:
- a CDS encoding MarR family winged helix-turn-helix transcriptional regulator produces MPAVPSATRTPKSPKSQKPAAPLRLGNWLPYRLFVVAAQVARPLEAFYSERFGLTQAAWRILAVIADRAGANATEIGLACALDPFTVSRGIGQLVTLGFARRTVAKNDRRFASVTITAKGRAAFDEIAALGIAIEQNLLATLSDDETRVLDAALRKLENASARIEAEDWRSLVGRGAS; encoded by the coding sequence ATGCCCGCCGTCCCGTCCGCCACCCGAACGCCGAAATCCCCCAAATCGCAGAAACCCGCTGCGCCGCTGCGCCTGGGCAACTGGCTTCCGTATCGGCTGTTCGTCGTCGCCGCGCAGGTCGCGCGCCCGCTCGAGGCGTTCTATTCCGAGCGCTTCGGCCTGACGCAGGCGGCATGGCGCATCCTGGCGGTGATTGCCGATCGCGCGGGCGCGAACGCGACCGAGATCGGCCTCGCGTGCGCGCTCGATCCGTTCACCGTGAGCCGCGGCATCGGCCAGCTCGTCACGCTGGGCTTCGCGCGGCGCACGGTCGCGAAGAACGATCGACGCTTCGCGTCCGTCACGATCACCGCGAAAGGCCGCGCGGCGTTCGACGAAATCGCGGCGCTCGGGATTGCGATCGAGCAAAACCTGCTCGCGACGCTGTCGGACGACGAAACGCGCGTGCTCGATGCGGCGTTGCGCAAGCTCGAGAACGCGAGCGCGCGGATCGAGGCCGAGGACTGGCGCTCGCTCGTCGGGCGAGGCGCGTCATGA
- a CDS encoding MarR family winged helix-turn-helix transcriptional regulator — MDRAAHAVEQWRRERPDLDASSMIVLGRLQEAALVISRDRLNPLFARYGLQPGEFDVLATLRRSGAPYALTPTALYDAAMISSGSMTNRIDRIEKAGWVERRPNPADGRGTLVALTPAGLALIDDVVVAHVDNQRRVLSSLSDAERRQLAKLLDKLLQGQAKD, encoded by the coding sequence ATGGATCGTGCAGCACATGCGGTCGAGCAGTGGCGCCGCGAGCGCCCGGATCTCGACGCGTCCTCGATGATCGTGCTCGGCAGGCTGCAGGAGGCGGCGCTCGTCATCTCGCGCGACAGGCTCAATCCGCTCTTCGCGCGCTACGGCCTGCAGCCGGGCGAATTCGACGTGCTCGCGACGCTGCGCCGCAGCGGCGCGCCGTACGCGCTGACGCCGACGGCGCTCTATGATGCGGCGATGATTTCGTCGGGCAGCATGACGAACCGGATCGATCGCATCGAGAAGGCGGGGTGGGTCGAGCGGCGCCCGAATCCGGCGGACGGGCGCGGCACGCTCGTCGCACTGACGCCGGCGGGGCTCGCGCTGATCGACGACGTGGTCGTCGCGCACGTCGACAACCAGCGGCGCGTGCTGTCTTCGCTGAGCGACGCGGAGCGGCGTCAGCTCGCGAAGCTGCTCGACAAGCTGCTTCAAGGACAGGCGAAAGACTGA